Proteins from one Acidiphilium multivorum AIU301 genomic window:
- a CDS encoding hybrid-cluster NAD(P)-dependent oxidoreductase: MNMTPAERCRAARDGSLSVWDPEVDDVLVCVDARLETHDVRTFTFVSRTPSRFSYWPGQFLVFDVPVGGEIVQRCYTIASSPTRPDQISITVKRKPGGAVSPWLHDNLRPGMEIRAIGPLGDFSFVATPGEKYLFLSGGSGITPLMSMTRAHQDLAPDADIVFIHFARTPEDIIFRDELAVMARQMPNLRVIPVCEADGAGGRWGGPRGRVTPQLLSLLAPDFAERWIFNCGPPVYMQVVRDGLVGLGYDMRYYYEESFDFGVPPPVEEVLAAQGAETFEVTFSKSGRTIGVAPGQHILAAAREAGMRLPSSCTKGVCGTCKSKLVSGRVDMKHQGGIRQREIDQDMILICCSTPLTDLVIER; this comes from the coding sequence ATGAACATGACGCCGGCCGAGCGCTGCCGTGCCGCGCGCGACGGCAGCCTGTCCGTCTGGGACCCTGAGGTCGACGACGTGCTGGTCTGCGTCGATGCGCGGCTGGAGACGCACGACGTGCGGACCTTCACCTTCGTCAGCCGCACGCCGTCGCGCTTCAGCTACTGGCCGGGCCAGTTCCTCGTGTTCGACGTGCCGGTGGGCGGGGAGATCGTGCAGCGCTGCTACACGATCGCCTCCAGCCCGACGCGGCCGGACCAGATCTCGATCACGGTGAAGCGCAAGCCGGGCGGCGCGGTTTCGCCCTGGCTGCACGACAATCTGCGGCCGGGGATGGAGATCCGCGCGATCGGGCCGCTCGGGGATTTCAGCTTCGTGGCGACGCCGGGAGAAAAATACCTGTTCCTCTCGGGCGGTTCGGGAATCACGCCGCTGATGTCGATGACGCGGGCGCATCAGGACCTCGCACCGGATGCGGACATCGTGTTCATCCATTTCGCGCGGACGCCGGAGGACATCATCTTCCGCGACGAGCTCGCGGTGATGGCGCGGCAGATGCCGAACCTGCGGGTGATTCCGGTGTGCGAGGCGGATGGCGCCGGCGGGCGCTGGGGCGGGCCGCGCGGGCGGGTGACGCCGCAGCTGCTCTCGCTGCTGGCGCCGGATTTCGCCGAGCGCTGGATCTTCAACTGCGGGCCGCCGGTCTACATGCAGGTGGTGCGCGACGGGCTCGTCGGCCTCGGCTACGACATGCGGTATTACTACGAGGAGAGCTTCGATTTCGGCGTGCCGCCGCCGGTCGAGGAGGTGCTGGCCGCGCAGGGGGCGGAAACCTTCGAGGTGACGTTCAGCAAGTCCGGCCGGACGATCGGGGTGGCGCCGGGGCAGCATATCCTCGCCGCCGCGCGCGAGGCGGGCATGCGGCTGCCCTCGTCCTGCACCAAGGGCGTGTGCGGCACCTGCAAGAGCAAGCTCGTCTCGGGACGGGTGGACATGAAGCACCAGGGCGGCATCCGCCAGCGCGAGATCGACCAGGACATGATCCTGATCTGCTGCTCGACGCCGCTGACCGATCTCGTGATCGAACGCTGA
- a CDS encoding GlxA family transcriptional regulator, protein MPRPLNPAALSHFGFLLLPNYSMIAVANAIEALRMANRCAGRAVYRWSLHAVGEAPVTASNGLSLGAVTAPESGPAPDILFVCGGLDVRSAVGRPVLAALRRAARAGTPLGALCTGTFALAAAGLLDEYRCAVHWEDMPAMRAEFPEIELVNELFVLDRNRLTCTGGTGPLDMMLALIEARLGRNVAEHVRAIFVLDRIRPSAERQPLDKDDRGHAGQPMLARAMVMIEARLGEKQILGEIAGELGISLRQLQRLFRAHVGESPAAFIRARRLKRAQGMLQSLRVPVTDVAMACGFGSSTHFASAYHDYFGHPPRAERRPGGIA, encoded by the coding sequence ATGCCGCGGCCGCTGAACCCCGCCGCGCTGTCGCATTTCGGCTTCTTGCTGCTGCCGAACTATTCGATGATCGCGGTGGCCAATGCGATCGAGGCGCTGCGGATGGCCAATCGCTGCGCCGGGCGGGCGGTGTATCGGTGGAGCCTGCACGCGGTGGGCGAGGCGCCGGTGACGGCGAGCAACGGGCTGAGCCTCGGCGCGGTGACGGCGCCGGAGTCAGGGCCGGCGCCGGATATCCTGTTCGTCTGCGGCGGGCTCGACGTGCGCTCGGCCGTGGGGCGGCCGGTGCTCGCGGCGCTGCGCCGCGCGGCGCGGGCGGGCACGCCGCTCGGCGCGCTCTGCACCGGCACCTTCGCGCTCGCCGCCGCCGGGCTGCTCGACGAGTATCGCTGCGCCGTCCACTGGGAGGACATGCCGGCGATGCGCGCCGAGTTTCCGGAGATCGAACTGGTCAACGAGCTGTTCGTGCTCGACCGCAACCGGCTGACCTGCACCGGCGGCACCGGGCCGCTCGACATGATGCTGGCGCTGATCGAGGCGCGGCTCGGCCGCAACGTGGCCGAGCATGTGCGGGCGATTTTCGTCCTCGACCGGATCCGCCCGAGTGCCGAGCGCCAGCCGCTCGACAAGGACGACCGCGGCCATGCCGGGCAGCCGATGCTGGCGCGGGCGATGGTGATGATCGAGGCGCGGCTTGGGGAAAAGCAGATTCTCGGCGAGATCGCCGGCGAGCTCGGCATTTCGCTGCGGCAGTTGCAGCGGCTGTTCCGCGCCCATGTCGGCGAGAGCCCGGCGGCGTTCATCCGGGCGCGGCGGCTGAAGCGGGCGCAGGGGATGCTGCAATCGCTGCGGGTGCCGGTGACCGATGTGGCGATGGCCTGCGGGTTCGGCTCCAGCACGCATTTCGCCAGCGCCTATCACGATTATTTCGGACATCCGCCGCGCGCCGAGCGGCGGCCTGGAGGCATTGCATGA
- a CDS encoding NADH:flavin oxidoreductase, with the protein MIAHAEALFRPLTIRRTTFRNRIMSTSHAPGYGRDGKPQERYQLYHAEKAKGGIGLTMFGGSSSVSLDSPAAPWNQISVADDSVIPYFQQFSERVHAHGAALMIQLTHMGRRTRWDTENWLPTLSASPRREPASRSIPREMEQEDIDRVVADFAAAARRAREGGLDGCELSAAHGHLVDQFWSPSVNHRGDGYGGSLENRMRFGFEILEAMRAAAGDDFLIGIRMSGDEMLAEGLSHEDCVAIAEAHARRGLVDFINVLGGQARDHLAHAVSLPNMSFPVAPFLPLASAIRREVEVPVFHAQRVTDLATAARAVAEGHVDMIAMTRAHIADPHLARKLQDGREDDIRQCVGAGYCIDRIYTGADALCIQNAATGREATMPHVIGKAARRRRVVVVGGGPGGLEAARVSAERGHEVVLFERETALGGQINIAAKAGWREALSGIPRWLGAQVRRLGVDLRLGVAADAAMVLAERPDIVILATGGVPNPGFMEGAELVTTTAAILRDGIALSGSVLLYDGMGQHNAASCAEFLAKRGALVELATGDRMAAEEVGTTNQPIHLRELYRHDVIMTPNLDLLAVRREENRLVAVLLNTMDLAEEERVVDHVVVDFGTLPDDALYDPLKAGSVNRGRIDAGALVAGRAQPWPEDGYALYRIGDAAAGRNIHAAIYDALRLCKDF; encoded by the coding sequence ATGATCGCCCACGCCGAGGCGCTGTTCCGCCCGCTGACGATCCGCCGGACGACGTTCCGCAACCGGATCATGAGCACGAGCCACGCGCCGGGCTACGGCCGGGACGGCAAGCCGCAGGAGCGCTACCAGCTCTACCACGCGGAAAAGGCGAAGGGCGGCATCGGGCTGACGATGTTCGGCGGATCGTCCTCCGTCTCGCTCGACAGCCCGGCGGCGCCGTGGAACCAGATATCGGTCGCGGATGACAGTGTCATTCCGTATTTTCAACAATTTTCCGAACGCGTGCATGCGCATGGCGCGGCGCTGATGATCCAGCTCACGCATATGGGGCGGCGGACCCGGTGGGATACCGAGAACTGGCTGCCGACGCTTTCCGCCTCGCCGCGGCGGGAGCCGGCGAGCCGGTCGATCCCGCGGGAGATGGAGCAGGAGGATATCGACCGGGTGGTCGCCGATTTCGCGGCGGCGGCGCGGCGGGCCCGCGAGGGCGGGCTCGATGGCTGCGAGCTCTCGGCGGCGCACGGGCACCTGGTCGACCAGTTCTGGTCGCCCTCGGTCAATCACCGCGGCGATGGTTATGGCGGGTCGCTGGAGAACCGGATGCGGTTCGGCTTCGAGATTCTCGAGGCGATGCGGGCGGCGGCGGGGGATGATTTCCTGATCGGCATCCGCATGTCGGGCGACGAGATGCTGGCCGAGGGGCTGAGCCACGAGGATTGCGTGGCCATCGCCGAGGCGCATGCGCGGCGCGGGCTGGTCGATTTCATCAACGTGCTCGGCGGGCAGGCGCGGGACCATCTGGCGCATGCGGTGTCGCTGCCGAACATGTCGTTTCCGGTCGCGCCCTTCCTGCCGCTGGCCAGCGCGATCCGCCGCGAGGTGGAGGTGCCGGTGTTCCACGCGCAGCGGGTCACCGACCTTGCCACCGCCGCGCGCGCGGTGGCGGAGGGGCATGTCGACATGATCGCGATGACGCGGGCGCACATCGCCGACCCGCATCTCGCGCGCAAGCTGCAGGACGGGCGGGAGGACGATATCCGCCAGTGCGTCGGCGCCGGCTACTGCATCGACCGGATCTATACCGGGGCGGATGCGCTGTGCATCCAGAACGCCGCGACCGGGCGCGAGGCGACGATGCCGCACGTGATCGGCAAGGCGGCGCGGCGGCGGCGGGTGGTTGTCGTCGGCGGCGGGCCGGGCGGGCTGGAGGCGGCGCGGGTGAGTGCGGAGCGCGGCCACGAGGTGGTGCTGTTCGAGCGGGAGACGGCGCTTGGCGGGCAGATCAACATCGCCGCGAAGGCGGGATGGCGGGAGGCGCTGTCGGGGATTCCGCGCTGGCTCGGCGCGCAGGTGCGCAGGCTCGGCGTGGATCTGCGGCTCGGTGTCGCGGCGGATGCGGCGATGGTGCTGGCGGAACGGCCGGACATCGTGATTCTCGCGACCGGCGGCGTGCCCAATCCGGGCTTCATGGAGGGGGCGGAACTGGTGACGACGACCGCCGCGATCCTGCGCGACGGGATCGCGCTCAGCGGTTCGGTGCTGCTCTATGACGGGATGGGGCAGCACAACGCCGCCTCCTGCGCCGAGTTCCTGGCGAAGCGCGGCGCGCTGGTGGAACTCGCGACCGGCGACCGGATGGCGGCCGAGGAGGTCGGCACCACCAACCAGCCGATCCATCTGCGCGAACTCTACCGCCATGACGTGATCATGACGCCGAATCTCGACCTGCTCGCGGTGCGGCGGGAGGAGAACCGGCTGGTCGCGGTGCTGCTCAACACGATGGATCTCGCCGAGGAGGAGCGGGTGGTGGATCATGTCGTCGTCGATTTCGGCACGCTGCCGGATGACGCGCTTTATGATCCGCTGAAGGCGGGGTCGGTCAACCGGGGGCGGATCGATGCCGGCGCGCTGGTGGCGGGGCGGGCGCAGCCCTGGCCGGAGGACGGATACGCGCTGTATCGCATCGGCGATGCGGCGGCGGGGCGCAACATCCACGCCGCGATCTACGACGCGCTGCGCCTCTGCAAGGATTTCTGA
- a CDS encoding (Fe-S)-binding protein: protein MAGLFVLLAWLLLAGVVAQGLRLAASWRRGGAAPVDWARGLAALPRRYLVDVHGVVARRAAAARMHQAIAGGLLGGTALVLLGIIPALRGAEMLWLLAALGFGFAIFGARLVAQRRQPARPASLSGGAFQGLARDLAAYAAGGFLASLGILLGLWLPALAGIGLAAWGGARLVAGIGTGPMRHALAGAVHLAAHPRPERFAGAAASGLLPAQNFGVAAIGDFAWNRLAGFDACIQCGRCEEACPAFAAGQKLNPKALIQDLATALHPEAPAYAGSPHPGISSPGPVLGRLHAETLFACTTCRACVSACPMMIEHVDAVVDLRRHLTLDAGAAPGKADQVLSELRYAFNPGGFEPGRRLDFAAGGLRVLGEGESADILLWLGDGAFDARYGRTLRALVAIMRAAGLDFAVLGEAERDCGDLARRLGDEAGFERLARANVAALAARRFGRIVTADPHALHVLRQEYPAFGGHYTVQHHTALIDKLIGTGAIRPEAASGGTVTYHDPCYLGRYNGEYDAPRRVLGRIGLAVSEMERHGAASFCCGGGGGAPVSDIAGERRIPDLRMAQARETGADIVAVACPGCTAMLEGVTGARPEVRDIAELVHAAMATVPVEARA from the coding sequence ATGGCGGGCCTGTTCGTCCTGCTGGCCTGGCTGCTGCTGGCCGGGGTGGTCGCGCAGGGGCTGCGTCTCGCCGCATCGTGGCGGCGGGGCGGGGCGGCGCCGGTGGACTGGGCGCGCGGGCTGGCGGCGCTGCCGCGGCGCTATCTCGTGGATGTGCATGGCGTGGTGGCGCGGCGGGCGGCGGCGGCGCGGATGCACCAGGCGATCGCCGGGGGCTTGCTCGGCGGCACCGCTCTGGTGCTGCTGGGCATCATCCCGGCGCTGCGTGGCGCGGAAATGCTTTGGCTGCTGGCCGCGCTCGGCTTCGGCTTCGCGATTTTCGGCGCGCGGCTGGTCGCGCAGAGGCGGCAGCCGGCGCGGCCGGCGTCGCTCTCCGGCGGGGCGTTCCAGGGGCTGGCGCGGGATCTGGCTGCCTATGCGGCGGGCGGGTTCCTGGCCTCGCTCGGCATTCTGCTCGGGCTGTGGCTGCCCGCACTGGCGGGGATCGGGCTTGCCGCCTGGGGCGGGGCGCGGCTGGTGGCGGGGATCGGGACCGGGCCGATGCGGCACGCGCTGGCCGGGGCGGTGCATCTCGCGGCTCATCCGCGGCCTGAGCGCTTCGCGGGCGCAGCAGCAAGCGGGCTGTTGCCGGCGCAAAACTTCGGCGTGGCGGCGATCGGCGATTTCGCCTGGAACCGGCTGGCGGGGTTCGATGCCTGCATCCAGTGCGGGCGGTGCGAAGAGGCATGCCCGGCCTTTGCCGCCGGGCAGAAGCTGAACCCGAAGGCGCTGATCCAGGACCTGGCGACGGCGCTGCATCCGGAGGCGCCGGCCTATGCCGGCTCGCCGCATCCGGGCATTTCGTCGCCGGGCCCGGTGCTGGGGCGGCTGCACGCGGAGACGCTGTTCGCCTGCACGACCTGCCGCGCCTGCGTATCCGCCTGCCCGATGATGATCGAGCATGTGGACGCGGTGGTCGATCTGCGGCGGCATCTGACGCTGGACGCCGGTGCGGCGCCGGGCAAGGCGGACCAGGTGCTTTCGGAGCTGCGCTACGCGTTCAATCCGGGCGGGTTCGAGCCCGGGCGGCGGCTCGATTTCGCCGCCGGCGGGCTGCGCGTGCTGGGCGAGGGCGAGAGCGCCGACATCCTGCTCTGGCTCGGCGACGGGGCGTTCGACGCGCGCTATGGGCGGACGCTGCGGGCGCTGGTGGCGATCATGCGGGCGGCGGGGCTGGATTTCGCGGTGCTGGGGGAAGCGGAGCGCGATTGCGGCGACCTCGCCCGGCGGCTCGGCGACGAGGCGGGGTTCGAGCGCCTCGCGCGCGCCAATGTGGCGGCGCTGGCGGCAAGGCGGTTCGGGCGGATCGTCACCGCCGATCCGCACGCGCTGCATGTGCTGCGGCAGGAATATCCGGCGTTCGGCGGGCATTATACGGTGCAGCACCATACGGCGCTGATCGACAAGCTGATCGGCACCGGCGCGATCCGGCCGGAGGCGGCATCCGGCGGGACGGTGACCTATCACGACCCGTGCTATCTCGGCCGCTATAACGGCGAGTATGACGCGCCGCGGCGGGTGCTGGGGCGGATCGGCCTGGCGGTGAGCGAGATGGAGCGCCATGGCGCGGCCTCGTTCTGCTGCGGCGGCGGGGGCGGCGCGCCGGTTTCGGACATCGCGGGGGAGCGGCGGATTCCCGATCTGCGGATGGCGCAGGCGCGGGAGACGGGGGCGGACATCGTCGCCGTGGCGTGCCCGGGCTGCACCGCGATGCTGGAGGGGGTGACGGGCGCGCGGCCCGAGGTGCGCGACATTGCCGAGCTGGTGCACGCGGCGATGGCCACGGTGCCGGTGGAGGCGCGGGCGTGA
- a CDS encoding electron transfer flavoprotein subunit alpha/FixB family protein, protein MSAKRRDPRAERAAVVVAEAPRRRIDRTHRGGAVAQGATVAPAAAPVVTIADPAYLVFAVVEMAGGVLSRHDRQVLGAARLLDGGGTAAVVLLAPGLPEDAGAAGADRVMVLPARDDPAALAASVAAAIGAHRPRHVVFAESADGGDLARRVAALCDEALFDAVESLSARQAIRPAAAGRAEWRVAPPRLLSIAADRIAPWRGAAHAAAPVDQPTDPARDAAMAVRLSPLPVEAANVRLDEAGFVIAAGNGVTDFAGFLDLARALGATPGASRVVCDAGALPRAMQVGASGTVLNADCYVAFGISGAPQHLQGIGTVEHVVAVNTDLHAAMIARADLAVVADAQAVLPALLALLGAEA, encoded by the coding sequence GTGAGCGCGAAGCGGCGCGATCCCCGGGCCGAGCGCGCGGCGGTGGTGGTGGCCGAGGCGCCGCGCCGGCGGATCGACCGGACGCATCGCGGCGGGGCGGTCGCGCAGGGCGCCACGGTGGCGCCGGCGGCGGCGCCGGTCGTGACGATCGCGGACCCGGCCTATCTGGTGTTCGCCGTGGTGGAGATGGCGGGCGGCGTGCTGTCGCGCCATGACCGGCAGGTGCTGGGGGCGGCGCGGCTGCTCGATGGCGGCGGGACGGCGGCGGTGGTGCTGCTGGCGCCGGGCCTGCCGGAGGACGCGGGTGCGGCGGGGGCGGACCGGGTGATGGTGCTGCCGGCGCGGGACGATCCGGCGGCGCTGGCGGCATCGGTCGCCGCCGCGATCGGCGCGCATCGGCCGCGCCATGTGGTGTTCGCCGAGAGCGCGGATGGCGGGGATCTGGCGCGGCGGGTGGCGGCACTCTGCGACGAGGCGCTGTTCGACGCGGTCGAGAGCCTGTCGGCGCGGCAGGCGATCCGCCCGGCTGCCGCGGGGCGGGCGGAATGGCGGGTGGCGCCGCCGCGCCTGCTGAGCATCGCGGCCGACCGCATCGCGCCCTGGCGCGGGGCGGCGCATGCGGCCGCGCCGGTCGATCAGCCCACTGATCCGGCGAGGGATGCGGCGATGGCGGTGCGGCTGTCGCCCCTGCCGGTGGAGGCGGCGAATGTGCGGCTGGACGAGGCGGGATTCGTGATCGCGGCGGGGAACGGGGTGACGGATTTCGCGGGGTTTCTCGATCTCGCGCGCGCGCTCGGGGCGACGCCGGGGGCGAGCCGGGTGGTGTGCGACGCCGGCGCGTTGCCGCGGGCGATGCAGGTCGGCGCGTCGGGCACCGTGCTCAACGCCGACTGCTACGTGGCGTTCGGGATTTCCGGCGCGCCGCAGCATCTGCAGGGGATCGGCACGGTGGAGCATGTGGTCGCGGTGAATACCGACCTGCACGCGGCGATGATCGCGCGGGCGGACCTGGCGGTGGTCGCGGATGCTCAGGCGGTGCTGCCGGCGCTGCTCGCGCTTCTGGGAGCCGAGGCATGA
- a CDS encoding adenine nucleotide alpha hydrolase family protein — protein MRIVVLLSAGRHPATGAPCPVPAELQAIALARQIAGAGGAVEGLHAGGRDEAVLDALGHGIDGLTLVAAGAADDPLGALVAALEGRLPDLILAGRRGRGGADGGLLPYRLARALGWPIVADAIGAGIAGGEMTVTQALPRGGRRAATVRGAAVITVHPAAPAALPYVHRARLAGRVSEVAGPAALPAALPEGAEIRPYRARPKLIGDVGGGGSAEARLQAVSETRDAGGRVMLRPAPDEAAAAILEFVARFRPRKA, from the coding sequence ATGAGAATCGTCGTGCTGCTGTCCGCCGGGCGGCATCCGGCGACGGGCGCGCCCTGCCCGGTGCCGGCGGAATTGCAGGCGATCGCGCTGGCGCGGCAGATCGCCGGGGCGGGCGGCGCGGTCGAGGGGCTGCATGCCGGCGGGCGCGACGAGGCGGTGCTGGACGCGCTGGGGCACGGGATCGACGGGCTGACGCTGGTTGCGGCCGGAGCGGCGGACGATCCGCTCGGCGCGCTGGTGGCGGCGCTGGAGGGAAGGCTGCCGGACCTGATCCTCGCGGGCCGGCGCGGCCGGGGCGGGGCGGATGGCGGGCTGCTGCCCTATCGGCTGGCGCGGGCGCTGGGATGGCCGATCGTCGCCGATGCGATCGGGGCCGGGATTGCCGGCGGCGAGATGACGGTGACGCAGGCGCTGCCGCGCGGCGGGCGGCGGGCGGCCACGGTGCGCGGGGCGGCGGTGATCACCGTGCATCCGGCGGCGCCGGCGGCGCTGCCCTATGTGCATCGCGCGCGGCTGGCGGGACGGGTGAGCGAGGTGGCGGGACCGGCGGCGCTGCCGGCGGCGCTGCCGGAAGGAGCGGAAATCCGGCCCTACCGGGCGCGGCCGAAGCTGATCGGCGATGTCGGCGGCGGCGGTTCGGCGGAGGCGCGGCTGCAGGCGGTGAGCGAGACGCGGGATGCCGGCGGGCGGGTGATGCTGCGGCCGGCGCCGGACGAGGCGGCGGCGGCGATCCTCGAGTTCGTGGCGCGGTTCAGGCCCCGCAAGGCCTGA
- a CDS encoding L-serine ammonia-lyase, whose translation MISVFDLFKIGIGPSSSHTTGPMRAAHRFAATLAEADLLPRTARVTVTLLGSLAWTGKGHATDKAVILGLSGEAPETVDPDRADALVAAVAAARRLTLAGRHEIGFDPAADLVFDFETAAPRHPNTLELTAHDAAGTLLARERWCSVGGGFVLREDEPADLGAITDDVPHPFATMEELLRIGAATGLSIAAIVRANETALRPPEAVTAHIDLVIDVMMSAIERGLAAEGMLPGSLRVTRRARALRARLEADSSRNDLAPHEPMDWVSLFAMAVNEENAAGGRIVTAPTNGAAGVIPAVLRYYRDSCPGASRAGLHDFILTATAIGGLFKTNASISGAEVGCQGEVGVAASMAAAGLAAARGATNAQIENAAEIAMEHHLGMTCDPVGGLVQIPCIERNAFGAIKAISAASLAARGDGSHRVSLDQVIATMRQTGADMNTKYKETSLGGLAANFIEC comes from the coding sequence ATGATCAGCGTCTTCGACCTGTTCAAGATCGGCATCGGCCCGTCCTCGTCGCACACCACCGGGCCGATGCGCGCCGCGCACCGCTTCGCCGCGACTCTCGCCGAGGCCGATCTGCTGCCCCGCACCGCGCGCGTCACTGTCACCCTGCTCGGCTCGCTGGCCTGGACCGGCAAGGGCCACGCGACCGACAAGGCGGTGATCCTCGGCCTGTCCGGCGAGGCGCCCGAAACCGTCGACCCCGACCGGGCGGACGCCCTGGTCGCCGCCGTCGCCGCGGCGCGCCGCCTCACCCTCGCCGGCCGGCACGAGATCGGCTTCGACCCGGCGGCGGACCTGGTCTTCGATTTCGAAACCGCCGCCCCCCGCCACCCCAACACGCTGGAACTCACCGCGCACGACGCCGCCGGCACCCTCCTCGCCCGCGAGCGCTGGTGCTCGGTCGGCGGCGGCTTCGTGCTGCGCGAGGACGAACCGGCCGATCTCGGCGCCATCACCGACGACGTGCCCCACCCCTTCGCCACCATGGAAGAGCTGCTGCGCATCGGCGCGGCGACCGGCCTGTCCATCGCCGCGATCGTCCGCGCCAACGAAACCGCGCTGCGCCCGCCGGAGGCGGTCACCGCCCATATCGACCTGGTCATCGACGTGATGATGAGCGCCATCGAGCGCGGCCTCGCCGCCGAGGGCATGCTCCCCGGCAGCCTGCGCGTCACCCGCCGCGCCCGCGCCCTGCGCGCCCGGCTGGAGGCCGATTCCAGCCGCAACGATCTCGCACCCCACGAGCCGATGGACTGGGTCAGCCTGTTCGCGATGGCGGTGAACGAGGAGAACGCCGCCGGCGGGCGCATCGTCACCGCGCCGACCAACGGCGCCGCCGGCGTCATCCCCGCCGTGCTGCGCTACTATCGCGACAGCTGCCCCGGCGCCAGCCGCGCCGGCCTGCACGATTTCATCCTCACCGCCACCGCGATCGGCGGCCTGTTCAAGACTAACGCCTCGATTTCCGGCGCCGAGGTCGGCTGCCAGGGCGAGGTCGGCGTCGCCGCCTCGATGGCCGCCGCCGGCCTCGCCGCCGCCCGCGGCGCGACCAACGCGCAGATCGAGAACGCCGCCGAAATCGCCATGGAACACCATCTCGGCATGACCTGCGATCCGGTCGGCGGCCTGGTGCAGATCCCCTGCATCGAGCGCAACGCCTTCGGCGCGATCAAGGCGATCAGCGCCGCCTCCCTCGCCGCCCGCGGCGACGGCTCGCACCGCGTCTCGCTCGATCAGGTCATCGCCACGATGCGCCAGACCGGCGCCGACATGAACACGAAATACAAGGAAACCTCGCTCGGCGGCCTCGCCGCCAATTTCATCGAGTGCTAG
- a CDS encoding sarcosine oxidase subunit gamma — MADVMQTRLASPLAGLVGDRRVREMPRATRVSLRVKPAAVEAAGAALGVDLALGMNRATESGARTAIRLGPDEFLLLAPVADTWEAFEAALAAALTPRDYALADISHRQLGVSIEGPDCTAMLNALCPLDLDLAAFPVGMATRTLFGKADIVLWRTAETRFHIEVWRSFAPYLWGLLAAIGREYPD; from the coding sequence ATGGCTGACGTGATGCAGACCCGCCTCGCCTCCCCGCTCGCCGGCCTCGTCGGCGACCGCCGGGTGCGCGAGATGCCCCGCGCCACGCGCGTCTCGCTGCGCGTCAAGCCGGCCGCCGTCGAGGCCGCCGGCGCGGCGCTGGGGGTCGATCTCGCCCTCGGGATGAACCGCGCCACCGAGTCCGGCGCCCGCACCGCGATCCGCCTCGGACCGGACGAGTTCCTGCTCCTCGCCCCCGTCGCCGACACCTGGGAGGCGTTCGAAGCCGCCCTCGCCGCAGCTCTCACGCCGCGCGACTACGCGCTGGCCGACATTTCCCACCGCCAGCTCGGCGTCTCGATCGAGGGGCCGGACTGCACGGCGATGCTCAACGCCCTCTGCCCGCTCGATCTCGACCTCGCCGCCTTCCCCGTCGGCATGGCCACCCGCACCCTGTTCGGCAAGGCCGACATCGTGCTCTGGCGCACCGCCGAAACCCGCTTCCACATCGAGGTCTGGCGCTCCTTCGCCCCCTATCTCTGGGGCCTTCTCGCCGCCATCGGGCGGGAGTATCCCGACTAG